The Arachis hypogaea cultivar Tifrunner chromosome 14, arahy.Tifrunner.gnm2.J5K5, whole genome shotgun sequence DNA window gtcgagagggatactgtgccgtcacgcactaagcgtgttaagcttcgaacaagtaagccaagtgtcaccgagatacatactggaacgatggagcaagaaggtaaagaggcgacacacacacatcaagagcagccacgacgagccactaatggagccaagaagcaagaggttcgaccaattggtttttcgttcgcaaaatatatgcgaatttgcctccgaatcggaggagctgactgcaattctgcaccgtgcgtacgataacgtcatggccgagatggaagcattaaaagccaaaaggaaggggacatcttctttatcccacgaagacgccaacttggaatccgttaacgagcttcaaatcccgccaaggattcgaacaagaggacgtccaaaaaacaggctaggttcaaagctggagaaacagatcgcaaatgccacaaagaagaagaagacgaaagttttaagcgaggtaaaagtaatgttctttaaatttgtggcgattgagtttatttttctcgttaatagtttaggtAATGTGTGTGTGTTATAtttcagataaacctgtttgatgctgcatcagcggcgcattcaaattgcagccaatatcaaggacacgttATGAGTTATCAGTttagggtaccagcagcaggggataactccttgggtgtatagttttacagaatatgggtgtaaaagcactgttattttgggtgtattttcgttaattcacaatttagatatagacacatatatagatatatataaaacaaaagctgtaaaaattcTCAGGTTATGggtttatatttgatttgatgtttttcttcatattttagtacatgtaattcatacattttgaata harbors:
- the LOC140178798 gene encoding protein FAR-RED ELONGATED HYPOCOTYL 3-like; translation: MRSTQRSESMHSFFNKYITRNSSLIQFVKQYDNCLGSREQAERESDAADFYTVIPCATKSCIEAQFQDAYTHTKFREVQAQFRGKANCITRLKNSALGYSVYEVGEQVSSSIFNKFVVTYDSVAAEVKCHCLLFESRGILCRHALSVLSFEQVSQVSPRYILERWSKKVKRRHTHIKSSHDEPLMEPRSKRFDQLVFRSQNICEFASESEELTAILHRAYDNVMAEMEALKAKRKGTSSLSHEDANLESVNELQIPPRIRTRGRPKNRLGSKLEKQIANATKKKKTKVLSEINLFDAASAAHSNCSQYQGHVMSYQFRVPAAGDNSLGV